The Methanothrix soehngenii GP6 genome has a window encoding:
- a CDS encoding SBBP repeat-containing protein — protein sequence MMSGSAEVPIINSSPDHSDSLSGGNFSISTSTELDSSPHSSNQSIDSAMLKLPLSFIENRGQSPEDVRFMVRIEGPTVFFTPSEVVFSLSQGNNSSAVHMAFENSNPGQIIGEEQLPGRANFFIGNDSTQWISDIPTYGAIRYKEVYPGVDLIFKGREGYLKHELDLDPGADLSGIILTYSGQDNLSLAEDGSLLIRTSAGNLTDSVPICYQEINGSREMVEGRYRLVGDNGVGFEIVDYDRKYPLVIDPTLAYSTYLGGSGDDSGLSLALDSSGNAYVTGYTASTNFPTKNPLQASNAASSDVFIAKINSAGSALSYSTYLGGGGYDYAKGIAVDSGGNAYVTGYTASTNFPTKNPLQASNAGSNDAFIAKINSAGSALSYSTYLGGSGEDNGESIAIDGSGNAYVTGYTGSASFPTKNPIQASKAGSWDAFVTKINSAGSALVYSTYLGGSSSEYGLGIALDGSSNAYITGPTYSTNFPTRNPLQASNGGEMDAFVSKINSAGSALTYSTYLGGSFNDFAEGIAVDRRGNAYITGYTISDDFPTQNPIQALKKGSFDAFVAKINSAGSALDYSTFLGGSGDCFAHGIAVDSRGNAFVTGDTSSADFPTKSPLQASNSGSYDIFVAMINAAGSALSFSTYLGGVNYDYAKGIAIDNFGKTYLTGYTESNNFPTRNPLQPANGGYKDAFVAVIDCSDLPNNPPNTPSVPLGENSGFVEVGYIYFTFASDPDGDQVKYTFDWGDGSTTTTDLVDSGATASMSHSWINAGVYQIKAMATDSKGATSGWSEAATIKIIEREEWTLYYPDFTDTVYPNSWRSWLMLQNPADEAVTMHLELRDRTGELRYAGSQTIPANSVAAIRPRDLAGLDFAGSAVVTSDRPIAGSCQINRNSNEMCMSYNPLDRASTTLHYPDFTDTDDLESWRSWLVLQNPGPSQANLNLEIRSRSGELLYSGGAIIPAHGVSAIRPRNLAGFNCAGSAVVSSDQPIAGTCQITRNNNLMCMSYTAADQGSTALYYPDFTDTTNPEGWRSWLVLQNPGASQASINLEIRSRAGDLLYSGAQSIPAQSVSAIRPRNLVGSDLAGSAVVTSNQPIVGTCQINRNNNLMCMSFNALLQGSTTLFYPDFTDTANPDSWRSWLLLQNPADYAANAALEIKSREGGLLYSGIQVIPAHGVSAIRPRSLVGADCSGSVVVASDQPLAGVCQINRNNNLMCMSYSAAD from the coding sequence ATGATGTCTGGGTCGGCAGAAGTTCCCATCATCAACTCCTCGCCAGATCATTCAGATTCGCTCTCTGGTGGGAATTTCAGCATATCCACTAGCACCGAACTAGATAGCAGCCCTCATAGCAGTAACCAATCGATCGACTCGGCCATGCTCAAGCTGCCCTTGAGCTTTATAGAAAATCGTGGTCAGTCCCCCGAAGATGTGAGGTTCATGGTCAGGATAGAGGGCCCAACGGTGTTCTTCACTCCTTCAGAGGTCGTATTCAGTTTGTCCCAGGGCAACAACTCCTCTGCAGTCCATATGGCCTTTGAGAACTCCAATCCGGGACAGATAATAGGGGAGGAGCAGCTCCCTGGCCGGGCCAACTTCTTCATAGGTAATGACTCAACCCAATGGATTTCCGATATCCCCACCTATGGGGCAATAAGGTATAAAGAGGTCTATCCAGGAGTGGATCTGATCTTCAAGGGTAGGGAAGGATACCTGAAGCATGAATTGGACTTGGATCCCGGTGCAGATTTGTCTGGGATAATTCTGACCTATAGCGGCCAGGATAACCTCAGCCTGGCAGAGGATGGATCTCTGCTGATAAGAACCTCTGCGGGCAACCTGACCGATTCTGTGCCTATATGCTACCAGGAGATCAATGGTAGCAGGGAGATGGTTGAAGGACGGTACCGCCTGGTTGGAGACAATGGAGTTGGATTTGAGATCGTAGACTACGATCGAAAATATCCTTTGGTGATCGATCCGACATTGGCCTACTCCACATATCTAGGGGGAAGCGGCGATGATTCTGGCTTGAGCCTGGCACTTGATAGCAGTGGCAATGCATATGTCACAGGGTATACTGCTTCCACCAACTTCCCGACAAAAAATCCATTGCAGGCATCCAATGCTGCATCTAGCGATGTTTTTATTGCCAAGATCAATTCCGCCGGGTCCGCACTGTCTTATTCCACCTACCTGGGAGGAGGAGGTTATGATTATGCCAAAGGCATCGCTGTTGATAGCGGCGGCAACGCCTATGTAACAGGGTATACTGCCTCCACCAACTTCCCGACAAAAAATCCATTGCAGGCATCCAATGCTGGTTCGAATGATGCTTTTATTGCCAAGATCAATTCCGCCGGGTCGGCACTATCTTATTCCACCTACCTGGGAGGGAGCGGCGAGGACAATGGAGAAAGCATAGCTATAGACGGGAGCGGCAACGCTTATGTCACCGGGTATACAGGCTCCGCCAGCTTCCCGACAAAAAATCCCATCCAGGCATCGAAGGCCGGATCGTGGGACGCTTTTGTCACCAAGATCAATTCGGCTGGATCGGCGCTGGTCTACTCTACATACCTCGGAGGAAGCAGCTCTGAATATGGCCTTGGCATCGCCTTAGACGGAAGCAGCAATGCCTATATCACCGGGCCTACATATTCAACCAATTTCCCGACAAGAAATCCATTGCAGGCATCGAATGGCGGCGAGATGGACGCATTTGTATCCAAGATCAATTCCGCAGGATCGGCATTGACTTATTCCACCTACCTTGGTGGAAGCTTCAATGACTTTGCTGAAGGCATCGCTGTGGATAGGAGAGGCAACGCCTATATAACGGGGTATACCATCTCAGATGACTTCCCAACCCAAAATCCGATACAGGCATTGAAGAAGGGTTCTTTTGACGCCTTTGTCGCCAAGATCAACTCCGCAGGATCGGCATTGGACTATTCCACATTTCTTGGAGGCAGCGGCGATTGTTTTGCTCATGGCATCGCTGTGGACAGCAGGGGCAACGCTTTTGTCACCGGTGATACCTCTTCCGCCGACTTCCCAACAAAGAGCCCATTACAGGCATCGAATAGTGGCTCATATGATATTTTCGTCGCCATGATAAATGCTGCCGGATCGGCTTTGTCTTTTTCCACTTACCTGGGAGGAGTCAACTATGATTATGCCAAAGGAATCGCTATAGATAATTTTGGAAAAACCTATCTCACAGGGTATACAGAATCAAACAATTTTCCAACCCGAAATCCATTGCAGCCAGCCAATGGCGGATACAAAGACGCTTTTGTGGCAGTTATAGACTGCTCTGACCTCCCCAACAATCCTCCAAATACTCCTTCTGTTCCTCTCGGCGAGAATAGCGGCTTTGTCGAGGTTGGTTACATTTATTTCACCTTTGCATCTGATCCGGATGGAGATCAAGTGAAATACACCTTCGATTGGGGGGACGGAAGCACCACAACCACCGATCTTGTTGATTCAGGGGCAACTGCAAGCATGTCTCATAGCTGGATCAATGCTGGAGTCTATCAGATAAAGGCCATGGCCACGGACAGTAAAGGCGCCACCTCGGGATGGTCTGAAGCTGCAACCATTAAAATTATTGAACGAGAAGAATGGACCCTGTACTATCCCGACTTCACAGATACTGTCTATCCCAATAGCTGGAGATCCTGGCTGATGCTTCAGAATCCTGCTGACGAGGCAGTAACCATGCATCTAGAGCTGCGCGACAGGACAGGAGAATTGCGATATGCGGGCAGTCAGACCATTCCTGCTAACAGCGTGGCTGCCATCCGGCCACGAGACCTAGCAGGCTTGGACTTTGCAGGGTCCGCGGTGGTGACATCGGATCGGCCCATCGCCGGAAGTTGCCAGATCAACAGGAACAGCAACGAGATGTGCATGAGCTATAATCCCTTGGACCGTGCAAGTACCACATTGCACTATCCGGACTTCACAGATACTGATGATCTTGAAAGCTGGCGGTCCTGGTTGGTGCTGCAGAACCCCGGCCCGAGCCAGGCCAACCTGAACCTGGAGATCAGATCGAGATCAGGAGAGCTGTTGTACTCGGGCGGTGCCATCATCCCTGCTCATGGGGTAAGTGCCATAAGGCCCCGGAATCTTGCCGGTTTCAATTGCGCGGGATCGGCGGTCGTTTCCTCAGACCAGCCAATCGCAGGCACCTGCCAGATAACCAGGAACAACAATCTGATGTGCATGAGCTATACGGCAGCAGACCAAGGTTCAACTGCCCTCTACTACCCCGATTTCACTGATACCACCAATCCCGAAGGCTGGCGGTCCTGGCTGGTTCTGCAGAATCCCGGCGCATCACAGGCCAGTATAAACCTTGAGATCAGATCAAGAGCGGGCGATCTGCTCTACTCCGGAGCCCAGAGCATACCGGCCCAGAGTGTGAGTGCCATTCGCCCCAGGAACCTGGTGGGCTCGGACCTGGCCGGGTCAGCAGTAGTGACCTCGAATCAGCCGATAGTCGGCACCTGCCAGATCAACCGAAACAATAACCTGATGTGCATGAGCTTCAACGCTCTCCTCCAGGGCTCGACGACACTCTTCTATCCTGACTTCACAGATACTGCCAATCCCGATAGCTGGCGCTCCTGGCTTCTCTTGCAGAATCCGGCGGACTATGCTGCCAATGCAGCTTTAGAGATCAAGTCCCGAGAAGGGGGGCTGCTGTACTCCGGAATACAGGTCATTCCAGCTCACGGAGTGAGCGCCATCCGGCCACGAAGCCTGGTGGGCGCAGATTGCTCCGGGTCGGTGGTCGTGGCATCAGACCAGCCGCTTGCTGGCGTCTGCCAGATCAACCGCAACAATAACCTAATGTGCATGAGCTACTCGGCAGCTGACTGA
- a CDS encoding ABC transporter permease translates to MLWSYRELILRLAWSDLKLRYKGSALGFFWSLLEPLLMLFVLFEVFTNLMRIQVENYQLFLLLGIVLWNFLDRGTSLSIWSIVGKPSMVQKVYFPRDILVISTCIMALMMTMLEFIVFVIFMFAFRAMPGWTIGYFPILSMLEFFVVLGLSMSLSALNVYFRDVQFIWKVIMQIGFFATPILYPITIFPENVRWIVMLNPMALIIIMMRDSILYRTPPEPLSLLYLAISAVAILLLGYFIFDRLEPRFAEVI, encoded by the coding sequence TTGCTGTGGAGCTATAGAGAGCTCATCCTCAGGCTGGCCTGGAGCGACCTCAAGCTGCGTTACAAAGGCTCAGCCCTGGGATTCTTCTGGTCGCTCCTGGAGCCGCTACTTATGTTGTTTGTGCTTTTCGAGGTCTTCACAAACCTCATGCGCATACAGGTGGAGAACTATCAGCTCTTTCTGCTCCTTGGCATAGTCCTCTGGAACTTCCTGGATCGAGGTACATCTTTGAGCATTTGGAGCATTGTAGGAAAGCCGAGCATGGTGCAGAAGGTCTACTTTCCCAGGGATATCTTGGTCATATCCACATGCATCATGGCCCTGATGATGACGATGCTCGAGTTCATAGTATTCGTAATATTCATGTTCGCCTTCCGAGCTATGCCAGGATGGACCATAGGATACTTCCCCATATTATCCATGCTCGAATTTTTTGTAGTACTAGGATTATCCATGTCCCTGTCCGCGCTCAATGTCTACTTCAGAGACGTGCAATTCATCTGGAAGGTCATCATGCAGATCGGGTTCTTCGCCACGCCGATATTATACCCCATAACCATATTCCCGGAAAATGTGCGTTGGATAGTGATGCTCAACCCCATGGCCTTGATCATCATTATGATGCGTGATAGCATCCTTTACAGGACACCCCCAGAGCCGTTGAGCCTCCTATACCTGGCCATATCTGCTGTGGCCATTCTCCTGCTGGGCTACTTTATCTTCGACCGACTGGAGCCAAGGTTTGCTGAGGTGATCTGA
- a CDS encoding glycosyltransferase — translation MVVVGGYSPGDHAARHYHELVKDMPENVKMLETVSEEKLVDLYSRCKGLICTAVYEDFGMTPLEAMARGKPVMAVDEGGFTETVVNGETGLLVEANRDELAGTVEAVCASLRANPDRYKAKCMKRANEFDVSIFLKRIHRFIPEYDNKQG, via the coding sequence CTGGTCGTAGTTGGAGGGTACTCACCCGGAGACCATGCTGCCCGGCACTATCATGAACTTGTAAAGGATATGCCTGAAAATGTAAAGATGCTTGAGACGGTCTCGGAAGAGAAGCTGGTAGACCTGTATAGCAGGTGCAAAGGATTAATATGTACCGCCGTGTATGAGGACTTCGGCATGACGCCCCTTGAGGCTATGGCCCGCGGCAAACCGGTTATGGCTGTGGATGAGGGCGGATTTACCGAAACGGTTGTGAATGGAGAGACGGGATTGCTGGTGGAGGCGAACCGCGATGAGCTGGCCGGGACAGTGGAGGCGGTCTGTGCGAGCCTAAGAGCGAACCCGGATAGGTATAAAGCCAAATGCATGAAGCGAGCAAATGAATTCGATGTCTCAATATTCCTCAAGAGAATTCACAGATTCATCCCCGAATATGATAATAAGCAAGGATAA
- a CDS encoding B12-binding domain-containing radical SAM protein, whose translation MAKVLLINPNTRYLGSMMTILPPLGLLYIASTLKREGHEVKVVDADVENLSLATVSKTARDYAPDLIGLTMNTLQSRAAYETVEQLKRAYDAPVIAGGPHPSALRGEVLERCPSLDAVVYGEGEATTLEILKAFEDGRDLADVEGICYRQGEEILTTEPRCLVDIDSLPHPALELVAPIGRYHGAYPVGARPSLHIMASRGCPFQCTFCSKGIWERSLRLRKVDSVLAEVEWLRDTFRVKEIFFQDDTLNVNRGWFESLCSGLVELGLNKKVKFKGPFRANEKMVDPDILKMAKDAGFWMIFYGVESGNQRVLDSIKKGITLRELERAFQITKKAGIKTYASFMIGNLGESRETIKDTIRFARKLDPDYYGFAVATPYPGCEFYEAAKRGGYLLADFEEYDLNRYVLKTESLGPEDVQELMDTARKSMDGNRHSLLGRLLDRDRGIQTHCVPVYDYFPATSAPSEDLLGHEIVMGESDWDVLGPGWYGLERWPPVIRWTGKKAIAYLKGQPGQVCLCIKATGSRVGPSLTISVNGNPPKAYKLKPDWAGILKVPMENGEGTIRLDLEVDETLVPRDFGEGDERELGVAVERIWLKNFDH comes from the coding sequence ATGGCTAAAGTGTTGCTCATAAATCCGAATACAAGATACCTGGGCTCCATGATGACAATCCTGCCACCATTGGGGCTGCTTTATATCGCCTCAACGCTGAAGAGAGAGGGTCATGAGGTTAAGGTTGTAGATGCGGATGTCGAGAATTTAAGCCTGGCCACTGTCTCCAAAACGGCCAGGGATTATGCACCCGATCTCATAGGCCTGACGATGAATACGCTGCAGTCAAGGGCTGCCTATGAGACAGTCGAGCAATTGAAGAGGGCTTATGATGCGCCGGTGATCGCGGGCGGACCGCATCCATCAGCTCTAAGGGGCGAGGTGCTTGAGAGGTGTCCCTCCCTGGATGCGGTTGTATATGGGGAGGGTGAGGCAACCACTCTTGAGATTCTAAAGGCCTTCGAAGATGGGCGCGACCTTGCGGATGTTGAGGGCATCTGCTACCGCCAGGGAGAGGAGATCTTGACCACTGAGCCCAGGTGTCTGGTGGACATCGATTCTCTTCCCCATCCCGCCCTGGAATTGGTGGCACCCATCGGCAGGTATCACGGCGCCTATCCAGTGGGCGCCCGGCCCAGCCTGCATATCATGGCTTCCAGAGGGTGCCCGTTCCAGTGCACCTTTTGCAGTAAGGGAATATGGGAGAGGTCCCTGCGACTTCGAAAGGTGGACTCGGTCCTGGCCGAGGTAGAGTGGCTGAGAGATACCTTCAGGGTCAAGGAGATATTCTTCCAGGACGATACATTGAACGTCAATCGAGGGTGGTTTGAGTCTTTATGTTCCGGCCTTGTAGAGCTTGGCCTGAATAAGAAGGTGAAGTTCAAGGGCCCCTTCAGGGCAAATGAGAAGATGGTTGATCCCGACATACTGAAGATGGCAAAGGACGCCGGCTTCTGGATGATCTTTTACGGCGTTGAGAGCGGCAATCAGAGGGTTTTGGACTCCATTAAGAAGGGGATCACGCTAAGGGAGCTGGAAAGGGCCTTCCAGATCACAAAGAAGGCAGGCATCAAGACCTATGCCTCCTTCATGATCGGCAATCTTGGTGAGAGCAGGGAGACGATCAAAGATACCATAAGATTTGCCAGGAAGCTTGACCCGGACTATTATGGATTTGCTGTGGCAACGCCATATCCCGGCTGCGAATTTTACGAGGCGGCAAAAAGGGGAGGCTATCTGCTGGCGGACTTTGAGGAGTACGATCTGAACAGGTATGTCCTGAAGACTGAGAGCCTTGGGCCGGAAGATGTGCAGGAGCTTATGGATACGGCTCGCAAATCCATGGATGGAAATAGGCATTCTCTGCTCGGCAGGCTGCTGGACAGAGACAGGGGAATTCAGACTCATTGCGTCCCGGTTTATGACTATTTCCCGGCGACTTCTGCTCCCTCTGAGGATCTGCTCGGCCATGAGATCGTTATGGGCGAAAGCGACTGGGATGTCCTGGGACCCGGATGGTATGGCTTGGAGCGCTGGCCGCCGGTCATAAGATGGACAGGCAAGAAAGCTATTGCCTATCTGAAAGGACAGCCCGGCCAGGTCTGCCTCTGCATAAAGGCCACAGGCTCTCGTGTTGGACCCAGTCTAACTATTTCTGTGAATGGAAATCCGCCCAAGGCCTATAAGCTTAAGCCTGATTGGGCCGGAATCCTGAAAGTTCCCATGGAGAATGGCGAGGGCACCATAAGGTTGGACCTGGAGGTCGACGAGACCTTAGTGCCCCGGGATTTCGGGGAGGGGGATGAGAGAGAGCTGGGAGTGGCGGTTGAGCGAATATGGCTAAAAAATTTTGATCATTAG
- a CDS encoding UbiA prenyltransferase family protein: protein MVIFIGITFSYNLFNWEMWPRVIFAFIMFCLISGSIYIINDIKDVDRDRLHPKKRFRPIAFGTLSSRTALLVSILLLSISLLISFFVNRPLCYIELLYVFINLLYTFYLKYFALIDVIVVAVGFVLRAVAGSLVINVYISPWLILCVFLMSFVLAFGKRQNELLTASSSRDCLSQYTEKMVEGLLNISVSMLLMAYALYSFYVDTNMMITLPFAFYGVFRFVQLVYLKNFGGEAELILKDSASLANLVLWTVSAIVVLYEVRA, encoded by the coding sequence ATGGTTATCTTTATAGGCATAACCTTTTCATATAATCTATTTAACTGGGAAATGTGGCCACGCGTTATCTTTGCTTTCATAATGTTCTGTTTAATTTCCGGTTCGATATATATTATAAATGACATAAAAGATGTTGATAGAGATCGTCTCCATCCCAAGAAGCGGTTCAGGCCGATCGCATTTGGAACTCTCTCATCTCGAACGGCCCTATTAGTATCCATCTTGCTATTATCTATATCCTTATTAATCTCATTCTTTGTAAACAGGCCGTTATGTTATATTGAGCTATTATATGTATTTATAAATTTATTATATACTTTTTACCTCAAATATTTTGCTCTAATCGATGTGATAGTAGTTGCAGTCGGTTTTGTCCTGAGAGCTGTCGCCGGAAGCCTGGTTATCAATGTGTATATTTCCCCCTGGCTTATTCTTTGCGTATTTCTTATGTCGTTTGTTTTGGCCTTTGGAAAGAGGCAAAACGAGCTATTGACCGCCAGCAGCTCCAGAGATTGCTTATCCCAGTACACGGAGAAAATGGTAGAAGGTCTTCTGAATATATCCGTGTCAATGCTTCTCATGGCCTATGCTCTTTATTCATTTTATGTAGATACAAATATGATGATCACACTCCCGTTTGCCTTTTATGGTGTATTCAGGTTTGTGCAGCTCGTCTATCTGAAGAACTTCGGCGGTGAGGCAGAGCTCATCTTAAAGGACTCGGCCTCTCTGGCAAATCTTGTTCTCTGGACTGTTTCTGCAATCGTTGTCCTTTACGAGGTGAGAGCATGA
- a CDS encoding UDP-glucose dehydrogenase family protein, translating into MKISVIGGGYVGLVSAVCFAQLGHTVGLIEIDIDRASSISRGSPQIYEKGLEALLSKHLEKSLHVSTAYDAIPDTEIFFICVGTPEGDNGHPDLSMIQSACQSLGRSLIDMDSYHVVVVKSTVPPGTTEGLVVPTVLEHSQRAGDEIGFCMNPEFLREGRAVEDFMHPDRIVIGSNDSRAGDWAESAYRGIEAPIVRTGIKSAEMIKYASNAFLATKISFANEIGNLCKRLGIDVYEVMEGVGMDHRISPHFLDAGAGFGGSCFPKDLSALIHLAEGMNEEPLILRSVQNVNERQPARMLELLQKKIGSLEGKRIAVLGLAFKNDTDDVRQSRSIPVILSLREMGARIAAYDPRANDNMKKMIHDIEYCSRATDALRDADACLLMTEWPEFGLLDEEFDLMKNRVIIEGRRILSCQDKEGICW; encoded by the coding sequence ATGAAGATCTCTGTGATCGGCGGCGGCTATGTGGGCCTCGTCTCTGCGGTCTGCTTTGCCCAGCTGGGCCACACAGTCGGCCTGATAGAGATAGATATTGATCGGGCCAGTTCAATCAGCCGGGGCAGTCCGCAGATATACGAAAAGGGCCTGGAAGCGCTCCTGTCAAAGCACCTGGAAAAAAGCCTTCATGTGTCCACAGCTTATGATGCCATTCCGGACACCGAGATCTTCTTCATCTGCGTGGGCACGCCTGAGGGGGACAATGGCCATCCGGACCTCTCTATGATCCAGTCCGCCTGCCAGTCTTTGGGCCGGTCCCTGATAGATATGGACTCATATCATGTGGTGGTCGTGAAGAGCACCGTCCCCCCCGGGACCACCGAGGGCCTTGTGGTCCCCACCGTCCTGGAACACTCCCAAAGGGCAGGGGATGAAATCGGCTTTTGCATGAACCCGGAGTTTCTCAGAGAGGGGCGGGCGGTAGAGGATTTCATGCATCCGGACCGGATCGTCATAGGCAGCAATGACAGTAGAGCGGGAGACTGGGCGGAATCCGCATATCGAGGAATTGAGGCGCCAATCGTCCGCACAGGAATCAAATCTGCGGAGATGATAAAGTACGCGTCCAATGCCTTTCTGGCCACCAAAATATCCTTTGCCAATGAGATAGGGAATCTCTGCAAGAGGCTGGGCATCGACGTTTATGAGGTGATGGAGGGCGTCGGCATGGATCACAGAATATCCCCCCACTTCCTCGACGCCGGCGCTGGCTTTGGGGGAAGCTGCTTTCCCAAGGACCTCTCCGCCCTCATACACCTGGCCGAAGGCATGAACGAAGAGCCGTTGATTCTCAGATCCGTCCAAAATGTCAATGAAAGGCAGCCTGCGCGGATGCTGGAACTGCTGCAAAAGAAGATCGGCAGCCTTGAGGGCAAGAGGATCGCAGTCCTCGGCCTGGCCTTCAAGAATGATACTGATGATGTTCGCCAATCCAGATCGATCCCCGTAATATTGAGTCTTAGGGAAATGGGAGCAAGGATCGCTGCCTACGACCCCCGGGCAAATGATAACATGAAAAAAATGATCCATGATATCGAGTACTGCTCAAGGGCAACAGATGCCCTGAGAGATGCAGATGCATGCCTGTTGATGACCGAGTGGCCGGAGTTCGGCCTTCTGGATGAGGAGTTTGATCTGATGAAAAACAGGGTGATCATCGAGGGAAGAAGGATTCTGTCCTGCCAGGATAAAGAGGGAATATGCTGGTAA
- a CDS encoding sugar phosphate nucleotidyltransferase: MLVTQGLIPAAGMGTRLGPFTHAIPKELLPVGEKAVIEHVVEAMKLAGIEEIVVVVSPHKHGISDYLGSGRRFGVNLTYVVQDEPLGLANAVLSGEHVIDGSFAVVLGDNFFHPKSFLGDLISYHIAKRADATLGVADVEDVTRHGIITVQGDRIKDIIEKPMPEKAPSSLGSIGIYVFEPDLFDAIRRTKPGYNGEYQLTDSIKVLIELGKNVIYKKIDGVHIDVGTPKDLVWANNWHFRYCGCE; the protein is encoded by the coding sequence ATGCTGGTAACACAAGGGCTGATACCGGCCGCTGGAATGGGGACCAGGCTCGGCCCCTTCACCCATGCTATACCGAAAGAGCTCTTGCCCGTGGGGGAAAAGGCAGTGATAGAGCATGTGGTCGAGGCCATGAAGCTGGCGGGGATAGAGGAGATCGTGGTTGTTGTCAGCCCCCATAAGCACGGCATCTCAGATTACCTGGGCTCAGGAAGGCGGTTCGGAGTGAATCTCACCTATGTCGTCCAGGATGAGCCACTTGGTCTGGCCAATGCGGTGCTATCCGGGGAGCACGTCATAGACGGCAGTTTTGCAGTGGTTCTCGGTGACAACTTCTTTCATCCCAAGTCGTTCCTGGGAGACTTGATCTCATACCATATTGCCAAGAGGGCAGATGCTACTCTTGGGGTGGCTGATGTAGAGGATGTGACCAGGCATGGGATCATAACCGTCCAGGGTGACAGGATAAAGGATATAATCGAGAAGCCAATGCCAGAAAAGGCCCCCAGCTCACTTGGATCCATTGGCATCTATGTCTTTGAGCCTGACCTCTTTGATGCCATCAGGAGGACAAAACCAGGTTATAACGGGGAATACCAGCTCACTGACTCGATCAAGGTGCTCATAGAGTTGGGGAAGAATGTTATTTATAAAAAAATAGACGGAGTGCATATCGATGTGGGCACTCCCAAGGACCTGGTATGGGCCAATAACTGGCACTTCCGATACTGCGGCTGCGAATAG
- a CDS encoding ABC transporter ATP-binding protein, with translation MSVRVEHLWKTFRIPHEKRTTIFENLAELVRPNRYETFFALKDINFEVNDGEFIGIIGDNGSGKSTMLKIIANIIRPTKGRVKVDGKMTPFLELGVGFHPDLTARENIIVYGTIMGISRKEIRERIDDVIEFAGLEKFQDTKLKNLSSGMQVRLAFSTAIQTDPDVLLVDEVLAVGDMEFQQKCFDVFKRYRNEGVTVLFVSHGMDAVRRFCDRTLLLSRGEQVGFDDTGAILETYINRQC, from the coding sequence ATGAGCGTAAGAGTGGAGCACCTCTGGAAGACCTTCCGAATCCCTCATGAGAAAAGGACGACGATCTTTGAGAATCTTGCGGAATTGGTGAGACCCAATCGTTACGAGACATTCTTCGCGCTGAAGGATATCAACTTCGAGGTGAATGACGGCGAGTTCATCGGCATAATTGGCGACAACGGCTCGGGAAAGAGCACCATGCTCAAGATAATCGCCAATATCATCAGGCCAACGAAAGGAAGGGTAAAGGTAGATGGCAAGATGACGCCCTTCCTGGAGCTGGGTGTCGGTTTTCATCCAGACCTGACCGCCAGAGAGAATATCATCGTTTACGGCACAATTATGGGCATATCCCGCAAGGAGATCAGAGAGAGGATCGATGATGTGATCGAGTTCGCAGGCCTTGAGAAGTTTCAGGACACAAAGCTCAAGAATCTCTCTTCGGGAATGCAGGTCCGCCTGGCATTCTCCACAGCAATACAGACCGATCCGGATGTATTGCTGGTGGATGAGGTTTTAGCCGTAGGCGATATGGAGTTCCAGCAGAAGTGCTTCGATGTATTCAAGCGCTACAGGAATGAAGGAGTCACGGTCCTTTTCGTCTCCCATGGCATGGATGCAGTGAGACGTTTCTGCGACAGGACATTGCTTCTCTCCAGGGGCGAGCAGGTTGGATTCGATGATACCGGAGCAATTCTTGAGACATATATAAATCGTCAATGCTAA